From the Nitrospirota bacterium genome, the window ACTAACTACCAGTTCCTGTTTTGTTGTCGATTATAGAAATTCTTCCACAGCCTTTCATTGCAGCAACCATTCATGTTATAAAATCAAAGGCTGAGCTATGATTATGAAGGTCGCGAGTTTCAACGTTAATTCGATCAGGGCCAGGTTGAACATTGTTATTGACTGGCTGAAGAAGGAATCGCCGGATGTTCTCTGCCTTCAGGAAACTAAGGCGACTGATGCTGATTTTCCCTTGACAGCATTTAAAGAGACAGGTTATCACGCCGTGTTCCGGGGAGAGAAATCCTACAACGGAGTTGCCGTCATCAGTAAAGAGACGCCTGAAAATATCCGGGCAGGCTTTGATAAAAACGGCTCTGACGGCACCCGCCTGATCACGGTCACTATCAATAATATTCCTGTGGTCAATACTTACGTCCCGCAGGGGTTCCATCCTCTTTCTATGAAATTCAAAGAAAAGCTTGAATGGTTTCAGAGGCTGCATGAGTACTTTAATAGAAATTTCAAACCTGACAAGCCTCTCGTCTGGGTTGGGGATTTCAATGTCGCGCCTGAGGCCATCGATGTTCATGACCCAAAGCGCTTGCTCGGAGAAATAGGCTTTCATCCCGATGAACATGCGGCCCTGAAGAAGATCATGCAGTGGGGCTTTGTTGATGTCTTCAGGATGCATCAGCCCGATGCGGGGCAGTACACTTTTTACGATTACCGCGCAAAGAACGCGATAAAAAGAAAAACAGGCTGGCGCGTAGACCACATCTGGGCCACACGCCCTCTTGCTGAAAAGTCAGTCCGCGCGTGGATCGATATGGCCCCGAGACTACTGGAAAAGCCGTCTGACCATACGCCCATCGCGGCTGAATTCAAGATAGAAAGTTAAATCTGCTGCACGGAAAGAAAGGATATTATTTAGCCACGAATCAACACGAATTTTCACAAATAAAATAAGGCGCCCATTGCCCAAGAGCCTATTTTTATGTTTAAGGCAACCAGTGCCGGGAGCGTTTAATAAAATCGTTGAGCACCTGCAGTTGCATATCAACTTTTTGATTGTGGCATAGACGGCAACGGTCTTCTTTTTTTGTGAGATATTTGGCGGGACCCGGATTTATTGCTTTTCTGATTTAATTGTCTTTAACACATCTTTTAGCACAGGCAGCACGAGTTTATCTTTTGAACGGCCAGCCGCCTGTTTGCTTTTAATAATCAACTCAAGCGGCAGTACCGACACTTTAAAATTATCCAGAGATATTTTTATTGCCTGTTTTTTGATTTCGGCATATTCGCCTAAACCATGCACATGAGTTACAATGTCAAAAAGCTTTACGTCGTCTCCAGCGAACATAGGAGCGTTGTTTCCAATAGGAGGGATATAAATGGACTTAACTTTTTTTAAGGCTTTAGTTAACTGAGGGTTGGCCAAATCCGCAAACCAAAGATCAATATCTTGAGTAACAACCGGTGCGCCTTGTAAAGCGGCCGCTGATAGGCCGATAATCATGAAATCAACCTTGTGGCGAACTAATTCCCGTAGAAAACGGATTTCATTTTTGTTGAATATGAGGTTGTTTTTGACCACGGGTCAAGGCCCTCCTTAAACGTTCAATTGGCGGTTCGCGCATTAATAATAACGTGTGTCTGATATTGTCCCGGTCAATATTTTTGTATTTCCTGGCTATCTCATCTACTTTATTTAGTAAAAGTTTCATCTTTTCCATCTCTTGATTATCTTCGGTAAGAAATTCTGAAGGAGACATATTCAGGCTCTTCGCAATAGCTCTGATAGATTTAGGCAAGACATATTCCTTACGCGCTAATGTATAAAAGACATTGCGGCTTACCCCTGCCTGCTTAAGCAGTTCAGAGAGCGTAATATTCTGCTGACGACACTTGTCTTTAATTATTTCGAGTGATATTCTCATGGTAAATATAGTGTACCATAATATGGTACACGCAGCAATACTTTTTACTTGTTGACAGTCTTGCGATAAATGTTACATCCTGCAATTATTAAGTGCTTGTTCTGATGGCGTGAACATTGGTAGGTATTATCCTCAACGTTTAAGCCCATGGGAATTTATTGACTCTTAGATGTTATTGAGGTTTTCTCTCAGCACGGGGAATATGGGCACACCCCCATATTTATTGTAGAAATACGGGATATGTCCCTGGTCAATCCTTGTATTTGCCCCGGTGTAACCATGATCGATATATGTTTTATACAGCTTCCAGCCGGAGCGTTTTATAAAATCGCTGAGCTCCTGCAGTTGCATATCAACTTTTTGCTTGTCGGTTGATACCCTGGCATATACGGCAACGGTTTTCTTTTTCATGCGCTCATTCCTGTTAAATCAGGGTGCGGAAAAAACCCCTTTAAAATCCGGACTATTAACTTCGTTAAAACAAAGTGTTTTTTATTATACAAAATGGTGCGGAAAAAACTAATGTTTTTTCCTCAGTAGAGATCACATCAAATTTATGTGCTATTAGGCAGATAACTGCATAATATGACAAACGGAATATTAGTCAACACGGTTAGTGTAATGAAGATGAATAGTTACGCCAAATAAACAATTTTTATTTTATTTACTCGGCTAATATTTATGTTATTATCTATAAAATTATCTAATAACTGGTTGCCCTATACCAATATAAAGGAGGAAACAATGGCAAACAAAAAGAGAGTCTTTATCAGCTTTGATGTTGACCACGACAAAGGCACTAAAGAAATGCTTGCAGGTCAAGCCAATCTGCCAGATAGCCCGTTCGAGTTTAAGGATGCATCTGTGAAAGAGCCTCTAATTGGTGACTGGAAGGAGAAAGTAAAACGGCGTATGGATAATATAGACGTTGTGATTATTCTCTGCGGCGAGAAGACTCATACAGCTACAGGAGTTGCGGCTGAATTGACAATTGCTAAAGATAAGGGAAAATCATACTTTCTTTTAGCTGCATACTCCGACAAGAATTGTACAAAACCCACATCGGCATCTGCTTCAGACAAAGTCTATAACTGGACATGGCCTAATTTAAAGGCCCTTATTGCTGGGGGTAGATAGGCACTATCCGATGAAATTGTTTATTATACATAGGTTCAAAGAAAGAAGGCAGGCCAAACTGCTTTTTAAAAAAAGCGGCTTAGAAATGGCTGCAAAATTTGATCTGATTTTTCTTGATAGTGTCAGCTGCAAAGATTGGAAAGACCAAGCGATTAAGGCAATCTCCCAAGCAGAAACCGTTATAGTTTACGATCGCGAATCTTGCGAGAAATCAGAAAACGCAAAATGGGAAATCAATAAGGCCGGAGAGAGCAATTTGCCTATTGTGGACATTAATCCTAATGATGCTCCATCTGTAGTGTGTTCAAAGTTGAAACCATACTATGATCTCGAAGCGGAGTTCAGCGAATGCTTCAAGAAAAAAGGTGGAACAAGTACGCTGGATCTCTACAAGTTGATGATCGAGTCTTCTGAAAGCCTTATTCAGCGACGACAGAAAACAAATGCATTTTTCATAACGGCTATAGGAAGCCTCTTGGCCATTGCTGGTTTAATGGTAAAGACTGGAGCGTTACATTCTGGTACAATTTGGCTGCTTTATGGGTTTTC encodes:
- a CDS encoding recombinase family protein; protein product: MKKKTVAVYARVSTDKQKVDMQLQELSDFIKRSGWKLYKTYIDHGYTGANTRIDQGHIPYFYNKYGGVPIFPVLRENLNNI
- a CDS encoding TIR domain-containing protein; the protein is MANKKRVFISFDVDHDKGTKEMLAGQANLPDSPFEFKDASVKEPLIGDWKEKVKRRMDNIDVVIILCGEKTHTATGVAAELTIAKDKGKSYFLLAAYSDKNCTKPTSASASDKVYNWTWPNLKALIAGGR
- the xth gene encoding exodeoxyribonuclease III gives rise to the protein MIMKVASFNVNSIRARLNIVIDWLKKESPDVLCLQETKATDADFPLTAFKETGYHAVFRGEKSYNGVAVISKETPENIRAGFDKNGSDGTRLITVTINNIPVVNTYVPQGFHPLSMKFKEKLEWFQRLHEYFNRNFKPDKPLVWVGDFNVAPEAIDVHDPKRLLGEIGFHPDEHAALKKIMQWGFVDVFRMHQPDAGQYTFYDYRAKNAIKRKTGWRVDHIWATRPLAEKSVRAWIDMAPRLLEKPSDHTPIAAEFKIES
- a CDS encoding helix-turn-helix domain-containing protein gives rise to the protein MRISLEIIKDKCRQQNITLSELLKQAGVSRNVFYTLARKEYVLPKSIRAIAKSLNMSPSEFLTEDNQEMEKMKLLLNKVDEIARKYKNIDRDNIRHTLLLMREPPIERLRRALTRGQKQPHIQQK